The window TCCGAAACTATCATTCAGTCTAAAATCTCCTTCATAAACTTTTGAAACATATTGAGTTCTTTCGATTGGAATTTTTATTGTGTTTGTAACATCTCCTTCTTTAAAATCCACTAATTCAAATTCTAATGCGCCTGTAAAGTCCTCATTATCTGAGTATTTTATCAAGACTTGACTATTTGAAAAAAATGCAGGTGAATAAAAATAAGTTTTTAATTTAAAATGGCTAATGTCATTTTGGAGCAAATTTACTTCCTTTATTGCTGTTTGCTGAAAATCATGAACCAAAATTTTATTTTTATCAGTATAAAAAACATGAGCTTGAGAAAACTCCGATGGACCAAATCCTTTAGACCCTATGGAGCTTTGTAATTCAAAATTGAGGTCATATTGTTCCAGGGTTTGTGTTTTAGAATTTGCGACCCAGAAATAACGATCGAATGGTGCGTTTTGTTGAAAATTATGTACGCTTGAAAAATCATTTTTCCTATTAACTTCAACAAGTTTTTGTACAAATAATCTACTGAAACTATACTCTAGTTCAGAATTTTTATACTTTAATTTGATTTCTTCATTTTCTAAAATTAAATCTTCATTTGGTTTTTGTTCACAACCTAAAAAAAAACCGAAAAGACAAGAATAGATAACTGGTCCGATCAATTTACTTCGCATAATTATGATTATTTAAGTTAAATTTAATTCCTTTAAAAAATCAACAAATGGCTGTAAAAAAAACAGCCATTTGTTGAACCCTACATCTTTTAAAACTCTCTCCAGCTGCCAGTTGAATGCACTACTTTCCCGTCAGGATAAGTGATTTTACACTCTCCGGCTCCAACGCAACCACCTTGCAAAGATTCTTCTGCATTTGTAATTATTACATTCATTGAAAATGCAAGGACAAATGCAACTGATAATGAAATTAGCTTTTTCATAATTAATTTAATTTTAGTTGAACAAAATAATTTTATTGAATCAGTTCAGGCCTCAACTAAACTCATTTAATAATAGTACTTAAAAATTGAAATAAAAAATTTCTTATACACTAACAGTCAGCCATTTAAGACATTTTATACTATTCCAATAGTCAATTTCAAAATAATCTTTTAAAAATTAGTTTACCCCCCCCGAAAAACAAAATAATTAGTAATTAAACATTGATTTTCCAAAAGAATAAACTTTTTTTATAGTTTTTGAAAAAAAGTTGAAGTGCAATTCGTTTAAATCAGAATTTTATTGAAAAATAAATTCATCCAAAGCAGGCTGTACCTGAAGCAAATGCTCGAACCAGAAATCAACTCCGTCACTGACAATCCTGTAGTCTTTAATGAAAACCATACCATCAGTGGTGGCAATTTCCATGGGCAACCTATTGCTATGCCTTTGGATTATGCTTGCTTGGCCGCATCCGAAATCGGCAATATCTCCGACCGTAGGATTTACCTTTCCTTGGAAGGTGACACGCCGGGAGTACCCAAATTGCTTCTCAAAGAAACCGGCCTGAACTCAGGCTTTATGATCCCCCAATATACCACCGCTGCTTTAGCGAGTGAAAATAAAGGCCTTTGCTTCCCATCCTCTGCTGACAGCATCCCAACCTCCCTCGGTCAGGAAGACCATGTGAGTATGGGAAGTATAGGAGCCAGAAAAGCCTTGCAGGTGATCGAAAATGTAGAGAAAATCCTAGGTGTAGAACTCTTCTGTGCAGCACAAGCAGTGGATTTCCATGCACCAATGAAATCAGGAAAGATCATGACAGCTCTTTATGAACATGTGCGTACCAAAATCAAACATATCACCGAAGATCAGATCATGTATGAAGATATGGAAACTGCCATTGAAATCATCCGAAGTGGGGAACTGCTTACATTGGCCAGAGAAGTGGCTGAGAAAGAAGGACTGCAATTGGTGACGAAATGGTCAGGGGAGTTTGATAGATTTTAGTTCAAGTCTTGAGTGAAGCGGTGACTTGGACTTTCCTACTTGCAGTCTTCAGACTGCTAATTTTCCATTTTGAAGACTGTTATAGTTACCGTCTAAGTAGGGAATTAATCCAAATTAAAGTAAAAAAATGGAATTGCCTCGTTATCTTTTATTGGAACTAAGGCATGACTAATGATGCCCTCAAATCCAAAAATGAAGTGAATTTTCTCATTGCTAATTTTTATAGGCTGAAACTCTGATATAGCTACAAGCTCACTTGGAAAATATTGATCATTCAATGCTATGATTAAATATTTATTTTCCTTTTTGTAAATTGAGTAAATCTTTTTAATAAAAGGATCATAGGTAATAAATTTAAATTCGAGATTTTCAAATGGATTGATATAAGTAAAAGTAAGATCACCAGTATGAGAATCAAACCCAAAACTTTTGCCACAATTCGATAGGTTAAAAAGAATAAAGTCCTCACTTATTTGCAGAAAGCTCCCTGCTAATTGTAATCCTGAATTCTTAATTGTATGTGTAGAGCATTCCACTTTAGATTCTTTTGTACCATTCAAAGTAAGTACTTTAATTATTTCATTTTTTTTCATACTTCTGCTGTAGCCAAAGAATTCATTTTGCCCAGTAAACAAAAAATGATCATATCCATTCCATTTTTTATCTAATAATTTGTAATCCAAAGTATTAATAGTATGCAATTGATTATCTTTTACTCCCAAAACAAACGACTTTTGCATAGTATGACCGACAATCACATTATCAATTACTTCCAAAAGTTGTATCGGATTGCGGTTTGAATTTGAAGATATTTCAACACTGTCAACCCTTATATTATGCTTGTTTAATAGATAAATTTTTGAAAATGTAGCAGAGATTCTATAATGGTTATTGTAAACTAGATACCAGTGTGCATAGGAGTTGCCAATATCTTGGGAATAGACCATGTATTGGTTCATATCATCTTTGGTTATATTTTTCTGCCCATTAGCAGGGTTAATCCCTAAAAAACTAAATACAAGCAAGAGGAAGATCAATTGCATTTTCATAATTTGATGCATTTACGACTTTTTGGTTATCAAATTCTACATACAGTGGTTTAGCAAGAGGCAAACCCATTCGTTCACCCATATTTTCTTTATCATGAAATACTACGAATCCATTATTAGAAAGCTTTTCTAACTCATTTTTTAAATTTGATGAAAGTGTTGTGCCACTGATAATAATTACAACTTCTTTGCAATCTAACTCCCATATTCTATTTATTGTGGACTCTTGACATGGTCCGCAGTATTTCTCAGAAATAATTAAGAGTCCCTTCATTTCTCCTGGAATTTTGAACTTTTCAATATAGGAATTAACTGTCCTATAATTAGAATTCTCTTTATTACAGGAAGAAAGGATAAGGATTAAACAAATGAGGAAAAGTTTCATTTCAAAATGTATTTTTCAATAATATATAAATCCTCATTTATTCCGGTATTATATGGATTCATTGTACTAAGAAATATAGTGTCATTCTCCACATAAGTTAACATAAAATTAAATTTACCAGGTTCAAAAA is drawn from Belliella baltica DSM 15883 and contains these coding sequences:
- a CDS encoding aromatic amino acid lyase, with the translated sequence MKNKFIQSRLYLKQMLEPEINSVTDNPVVFNENHTISGGNFHGQPIAMPLDYACLAASEIGNISDRRIYLSLEGDTPGVPKLLLKETGLNSGFMIPQYTTAALASENKGLCFPSSADSIPTSLGQEDHVSMGSIGARKALQVIENVEKILGVELFCAAQAVDFHAPMKSGKIMTALYEHVRTKIKHITEDQIMYEDMETAIEIIRSGELLTLAREVAEKEGLQLVTKWSGEFDRF